A window of the Symbiobacterium terraclitae genome harbors these coding sequences:
- a CDS encoding PhoH family protein: MDETLERRVLIADNARARELFGLNDSHLRHIEESFNVLLVPRGNEVIVKGPEAEVGRVMRLFERLTAIQDRGGRVTERDVRYAVRLASEGDEKPLAEAFTDVIVTTYRGKQIRPKTLGQKEYVDAIRRSGVTFGIGPAGTGKTYLAMAVAVAAFKAKEVARIILTRPAVEAGEKLGFLPGDMQQKVDPYLRPLYDALFDIMGSETYERLLDRGVIEVAPLAFMRGRTLDDSFIILDEAQNTTPEQMKMFLTRMGFGSRIVVTGDVTQIDLPEGTRSGLVEVQRILRNVPGISFYYLTERDVVRNDLVQLIIKAYEAAGGGGTGLLPPRPRAGQPGGAET, translated from the coding sequence TTGGATGAGACCCTGGAACGGCGGGTACTGATTGCAGACAACGCCAGGGCGCGCGAGCTGTTCGGGTTGAACGACTCGCATCTGCGACATATTGAAGAGAGCTTTAACGTACTGCTCGTGCCCAGGGGCAACGAGGTGATCGTGAAGGGACCGGAGGCGGAGGTCGGCCGCGTGATGCGGCTGTTCGAGCGGCTGACCGCCATCCAGGACCGGGGGGGACGGGTGACGGAACGCGACGTGCGCTATGCGGTCCGCCTGGCCAGCGAGGGGGACGAGAAGCCGCTGGCCGAGGCGTTCACCGACGTGATCGTCACGACGTATCGGGGCAAGCAGATCCGGCCCAAGACCCTGGGGCAGAAGGAGTACGTCGACGCCATCCGCCGCAGCGGCGTCACCTTCGGCATCGGGCCGGCGGGCACCGGGAAGACCTACCTGGCGATGGCCGTGGCCGTGGCGGCCTTCAAGGCCAAGGAGGTCGCCCGCATCATCCTCACCCGCCCGGCCGTGGAGGCGGGTGAGAAGCTCGGCTTCCTGCCCGGCGACATGCAGCAGAAGGTCGACCCCTATCTGCGCCCGCTCTACGACGCCTTATTCGACATCATGGGTTCAGAGACGTACGAGCGGCTGCTGGACCGGGGCGTCATCGAGGTGGCCCCCCTCGCCTTCATGCGGGGCCGCACGCTGGACGATTCGTTCATCATCCTCGACGAGGCGCAGAACACCACGCCCGAGCAGATGAAGATGTTCCTCACGCGCATGGGCTTCGGTTCCCGCATCGTCGTGACCGGCGACGTCACGCAGATCGACCTGCCCGAGGGGACCCGTTCGGGCCTCGTCGAGGTTCAGCGGATCCTGCGCAACGTCCCGGGCATCAGCTTCTATTACCTGACCGAACGCGATGTGGTGCGCAACGACCTCGTCCAGCTGATCATCAAGGCCTACGAGGCCGCAGGGGGCGGTGGGACTGGCTTGCTTCCGCCTCGGCCCCGGGCCGGTCAGCCGGGTGGGGCGGAGACCTAG
- the yqfD gene encoding sporulation protein YqfD, whose product MLRRILRYALGTLRIEVSGGAVEQFLNLCLEADIRLWDVRRWPERMQATMMLPDFFHLRPIARASRCRVRVRERRGLPFLARRVRRRPFLLAGAVGGLAVLVWAGSHLWVVDVRISGPGFLDPRAVLAVAAEAGLRRGAWKARVDPDQVEQHLKAKVEEISWAVVRVDGTRAVIEVVEKGAVTPPDQALCVHLVARKSGVVEQVIPFQGEPLVKKGDVVQAGDMLVECALRYWAGGRPAVIPGMPLPPREDLARTVVAQATVRARVAYQQYYEYPLVEEVKEPTGRRYAQWVLNWNGRSIILRGRGPVPYADYEVSTRTISPGEWRNWKPPVELVIREVAEVTTRAEPVPVDVLTERARAAMERRLAWMLGPNDRIATPLQARVVQQEGGYAGILVTVETIEEVSAPLEGPMITMGR is encoded by the coding sequence ATGCTGCGGCGGATTCTGCGGTACGCCCTGGGCACGCTCCGCATCGAAGTGTCGGGCGGTGCGGTCGAGCAGTTCCTCAACCTCTGCCTGGAGGCGGACATCCGGCTGTGGGACGTGCGCCGGTGGCCCGAACGCATGCAGGCGACCATGATGCTCCCTGACTTCTTCCACCTCCGTCCCATCGCGCGGGCCAGCCGCTGCCGGGTGCGCGTCCGGGAGCGGCGGGGGCTGCCGTTCCTGGCGCGGCGGGTGCGGCGGCGGCCCTTCCTCCTGGCGGGCGCCGTCGGCGGCCTGGCCGTGCTGGTCTGGGCGGGGAGCCACCTCTGGGTGGTGGACGTGCGCATCAGCGGCCCCGGCTTCCTCGACCCGCGGGCCGTGCTGGCGGTGGCGGCGGAGGCGGGGCTGCGCCGCGGCGCCTGGAAGGCCCGGGTCGACCCCGACCAGGTGGAGCAGCACCTGAAGGCGAAGGTCGAGGAGATCTCCTGGGCGGTGGTCCGGGTCGACGGGACCCGTGCCGTGATCGAGGTGGTGGAGAAGGGCGCGGTAACCCCGCCGGATCAGGCGCTCTGCGTCCACCTGGTCGCCCGGAAGTCCGGCGTCGTGGAGCAGGTGATCCCCTTCCAGGGGGAGCCGCTGGTGAAGAAGGGGGACGTGGTGCAGGCCGGCGACATGCTGGTGGAGTGCGCCCTGCGCTACTGGGCCGGCGGCCGGCCGGCCGTCATCCCGGGCATGCCGCTGCCGCCCCGGGAGGATCTGGCGCGCACCGTCGTCGCCCAGGCCACCGTGCGCGCACGGGTGGCCTACCAGCAGTATTATGAGTACCCGCTGGTGGAAGAGGTGAAGGAGCCAACCGGCAGGCGGTACGCCCAGTGGGTTTTGAACTGGAACGGCCGGTCCATAATACTTCGCGGGCGCGGACCCGTTCCGTACGCGGACTACGAGGTCTCCACCCGGACCATCTCCCCGGGCGAGTGGAGGAATTGGAAGCCACCTGTCGAACTCGTGATTCGTGAGGTCGCGGAGGTCACGACACGGGCCGAGCCGGTGCCGGTGGACGTGCTGACGGAGCGGGCGCGCGCCGCCATGGAGCGCCGCCTGGCCTGGATGCTGGGGCCGAACGACCGCATCGCCACCCCGCTCCAGGCCAGAGTCGTTCAGCAGGAAGGCGGTTATGCCGGAATCCTGGTCACGGTCGAGACGATCGAAGAGGTCTCCGCCCCCCTGGAGGGGCCGATGATAACCATGGGCAGGTGA
- the yqfC gene encoding sporulation protein YqfC: protein MQQRRSRLRERLVALLELPGDVVLDVPRATLIGSAELVVENHRGLVEYRPDRVVVKVHDGRMAIDGDDLRIGYLSPDQVVLHGRISGLRYVPPEGGGA from the coding sequence TTGCAGCAGCGGCGGAGCAGGCTGAGGGAGCGGCTGGTCGCGCTCCTGGAGCTGCCGGGCGACGTGGTGTTGGACGTGCCCCGGGCGACCCTGATCGGCAGCGCCGAGCTGGTGGTGGAGAACCACCGGGGGCTGGTGGAGTACCGGCCCGACCGGGTGGTGGTGAAGGTGCACGACGGGCGGATGGCCATCGACGGCGACGACCTGCGCATCGGCTACCTGTCGCCGGACCAGGTGGTGCTGCACGGGCGGATCAGCGGGCTGCGGTACGTCCCGCCGGAAGGGGGCGGGGCGTGA